From a single Deltaproteobacteria bacterium genomic region:
- a CDS encoding Fis family transcriptional regulator, giving the protein AILRALLETNWVLGGPHGAAARLGLKRTTLQSRIQKLGIDRSTA; this is encoded by the coding sequence AGGCCATTCTCCGCGCGCTGCTCGAGACCAACTGGGTGCTCGGAGGTCCGCACGGGGCCGCCGCCCGCCTGGGTCTCAAGCGCACCACGCTCCAATCACGGATACAGAAGCTCGGCATCGATCGCTCCACGGCGTGA